The genomic stretch GTTCTTTGGGGCTCTGGGGAAACGGTGGACACCCGATATCTCTTGCCTGATCCGGAAATGTTGAGGTTTACACATTTTACTGATCGTGTCAAGTGGCAGTTAGTTGTCGAACCAACGACACAATTAGCATTTTAAGCACAGGCGTTCATTAAACCTAGATTCTTtgaattaaatatgaaaatgatgTCTGATAAGCACGGAGTAATTATCTGTCAGGAAGGTGAACTCGAGTTATGCTTTCAACTTGACAGTTCTCAAGCTTCGAAACAGGAATTTAAATTGCtggtaaaatattataatgaagaAAAAATGTGGGAGCTGGAAAAGCTTGATAATAACAATCTACAGATTGATTTTATTCATAAACGTTTGGTGGCAGATCACAATCTTCATGACATGGATTCAAAGACGCACTTGAATGGAGAATCTCAGATCTCCAGCGCATCGATATTGTCAATTACTGTTCGGTTCCCAAGAGCTGGATTGTACAAAATTGAAATTTGTGGTCGATCAAATGATGTATTTACAGAGTTTGACTGGATTGCAATTTATAATGTTCAAGTTAAAATGGTCCACGATTGGCTGGTATTCTTTCCGAGGGTAGACAAGATCGGATGGGGTCCTAACTCTTATCTCGAAGAATGTGGACTCAAAGCACTATCACACATCGGCGGTGAGATCATCTGTATTGCTGGAAAGATTTTGGAGGTCAAATTCGGACTTCTTCCGAATGCAAGAACTAAGAATGTATCATTACGTTTCAAGTTACAGGATGTAGTCAACCAGTATGACGAGCATCCCGAAGAAGATAATAGTAATGCCACATATGGTGGCAACAGTTCATTTTCCCCATCTAAAGATGGTGACATCGTTATACAGATACCAATTAAACAAGTTTCCGAAATGATTCTGAACATTTATGCAACACTGAATGCAACTGATAAAGGGCACGTGATTAACTATAGAGTTCTAGCTAAATTAGACCCAAAGCAGAAAATGGAAGAAATTCGTGCTGAAATTATTGGAAGGCTCAATGAGTGTGTCAAAGGCTTAGATATAAAGCTATTGACACAGGCTCTCAATGAAGCGCGTGCGAGTGGTCTACACCGCGACAGAAAGGTCGACGACATATTTCGAAAGGCCTGTGCCAGACATAGGTACTTGTCTAGGTATTTGAAGTGCCTAAAAGCTATTGAACAAATCAGCAATACTGATATTGCATCTCTCAGGTCAATGAACCGACCAGATGATCGGCTAGTATGCGTTCTTCGTGCAACACTGCTACTTCTTGGCGAAGACCCGTCCAGGATCGTGACTTGGGAGGACATTCAACCACATCTGACAATTCTAGGTCCGAAAAACTTAAATAGACGGCTGAAGAATTTCGAAACAACCGACGCCGATATTCACAGCCGTATACAAAAGGTCGAGTCGCTCTTAGGGGACAAACATATAGATCTTGTCGAAATTCTTGGAGTAAGTAGAGAAGCGGCTGCATTCGCGCACTGGATAGACGATGTTTTCCAATTATACAAACTAAAGTTGTTGGATTGCTAGTGAACTGTTATagagaaatatattattttcattaaatagtTATGTTTTAAAGGTCTTACAATCTTCTAGAATGAAGCTGTACGCAATAAACAAAAGCGTACTTGACACTACGTGCTACATTTGACGATATTATCACATGTAATCATATGGAAACAACATATTACATTAGTatgttcatattcaatattttagtcattgtatatgtgaaataaaattaaatcagtaTTTTGATACTGCTGACTTGATGCGCGCGCAACTAATAGTGCCCGCTAGAATGTTAGTTATTTGTAACATGTGTGCAAGttttacaacgcaaagatttttCGAGTACTGTTTCCTTTGTTTACAACAATGTCGTCTgttcaatttgattttaaatgtacattatgtattcttgttttacaccggtgcatattattaatagtaactgataaatattgatggaatctatattgtgttatttattttta from Dreissena polymorpha isolate Duluth1 chromosome 10, UMN_Dpol_1.0, whole genome shotgun sequence encodes the following:
- the LOC127848215 gene encoding uncharacterized protein LOC127848215, whose product is MKMMSDKHGVIICQEGELELCFQLDSSQASKQEFKLLVKYYNEEKMWELEKLDNNNLQIDFIHKRLVADHNLHDMDSKTHLNGESQISSASILSITVRFPRAGLYKIEICGRSNDVFTEFDWIAIYNVQVKMVHDWLVFFPRVDKIGWGPNSYLEECGLKALSHIGGEIICIAGKILEVKFGLLPNARTKNVSLRFKLQDVVNQYDEHPEEDNSNATYGGNSSFSPSKDGDIVIQIPIKQVSEMILNIYATLNATDKGHVINYRVLAKLDPKQKMEEIRAEIIGRLNECVKGLDIKLLTQALNEARASGLHRDRKVDDIFRKACARHRYLSRYLKCLKAIEQISNTDIASLRSMNRPDDRLVCVLRATLLLLGEDPSRIVTWEDIQPHLTILGPKNLNRRLKNFETTDADIHSRIQKVESLLGDKHIDLVEILGVSREAAAFAHWIDDVFQLYKLKLLDC